Proteins found in one Pontibacter sp. SGAir0037 genomic segment:
- a CDS encoding purine-nucleoside phosphorylase, which yields MIQQIQESASYIQQATNAFAPEFGIILGTGLGALVNEIDIAHSLSYADIPHFPVSTVESHSGRLIFGQLAGRNVIVMQGRFHYYEGYSMDQVVFPVRVMKLLGVQKLFVSNAAGGLNPQFNTSDLMVLTDHINLQPFNPLIGKNIDELGPRFPDMSEVYDEEMVRQAMVIAEDADFDLREGVYVSVPGPMLETKAEYRYLSVIGADAVGMSTVPEVIAARHMNMPVFAVSVITDMCTPDRIKKVALADILEAAAKAEPRMTMLIKELIRVQ from the coding sequence ATGATCCAGCAGATACAGGAATCAGCTTCTTATATACAGCAGGCTACAAATGCCTTTGCCCCTGAATTTGGTATTATTTTAGGGACGGGCTTAGGTGCGCTTGTTAACGAAATTGATATTGCCCACAGCCTTTCTTACGCCGATATTCCGCATTTTCCGGTTTCTACAGTAGAAAGCCATTCCGGAAGGCTGATTTTCGGGCAGCTGGCCGGTCGAAATGTGATCGTAATGCAGGGCAGGTTCCATTATTACGAAGGATACAGCATGGATCAGGTAGTGTTTCCGGTGCGGGTTATGAAGCTGCTGGGAGTACAGAAGCTGTTTGTTTCCAATGCTGCCGGAGGACTAAACCCACAGTTTAACACCAGCGATTTAATGGTACTGACGGATCATATCAACCTGCAACCTTTTAACCCGCTTATCGGCAAAAACATAGATGAACTTGGCCCGCGCTTCCCCGATATGAGCGAAGTGTATGATGAAGAGATGGTACGGCAGGCAATGGTTATAGCAGAAGATGCCGACTTTGATCTGAGGGAAGGTGTTTATGTAAGCGTGCCCGGACCGATGCTGGAGACGAAGGCCGAATACCGTTATTTGTCTGTGATTGGAGCAGATGCCGTTGGTATGTCTACGGTGCCGGAAGTGATTGCTGCCCGCCACATGAATATGCCTGTTTTTGCAGTTTCTGTAATCACCGATATGTGCACGCCAGACCGCATTAAAAAAGTAGCCCTGGCAGACATACTGGAAGCCGCTGCAAAGGCTGAACCCCGTATGACCATGCTGATAAAAGAGTTGATCAGGGTGCAATAG
- a CDS encoding DUF4249 domain-containing protein codes for MKVKHFLYSLFCSIGILLSACDMEQEITINLPAYTPQLMVECYLEPGIPLRATVLESMSYFDAPQSELLTDVEVYITHNGKRIKLNYKPTYVAVQDKYYTHRSREIMTGKPGDVYTLEVIDSKGRKVTGTTTILPKVPIDTVEWRFNSKEEALLLASFQDDAKTPNFYRFMVHRDSLTSGSDRDYVTNDNLNNGTMVTFGTAYKYAKGNTLLVSVYNIEEQYYHFLNSTAEAKNANGNPFSQPSVLRSTVKGGYGVFTNLAYDRKVVIIK; via the coding sequence ATGAAAGTAAAGCACTTCCTCTATAGCCTTTTCTGCAGCATCGGTATACTTCTCTCTGCCTGCGACATGGAGCAGGAGATCACCATTAATCTCCCGGCCTACACACCTCAGCTAATGGTGGAATGCTACCTGGAGCCCGGCATACCACTTCGGGCCACTGTACTGGAAAGTATGAGCTATTTTGATGCGCCGCAATCTGAGTTGCTTACCGATGTAGAGGTTTACATTACGCACAATGGCAAAAGGATCAAACTTAATTACAAACCGACATATGTTGCGGTACAGGATAAATACTACACCCATCGTTCCCGTGAAATTATGACGGGTAAGCCCGGTGACGTGTATACGCTGGAAGTTATAGACAGTAAAGGGCGCAAAGTAACAGGCACTACAACCATATTACCTAAAGTACCCATTGATACTGTAGAATGGCGATTTAACAGCAAGGAAGAAGCTTTGCTTCTGGCCTCTTTTCAGGACGATGCGAAAACTCCTAATTTTTATCGTTTTATGGTGCACCGGGATAGTTTAACCAGTGGCTCCGATCGCGACTATGTCACGAACGATAACCTGAATAATGGCACTATGGTGACGTTTGGAACTGCCTATAAATACGCCAAAGGCAATACCCTGCTCGTATCGGTTTATAACATAGAAGAACAATATTATCATTTTCTGAATTCTACGGCTGAAGCCAAAAATGCCAATGGGAATCCCTTTTCGCAGCCTTCTGTCTTAAGATCAACTGTAAAAGGTGGATATGGAGTTTTCACCAACCTCGCCTACGATAGAAAGGTTGTCATTATCAAGTAG
- a CDS encoding TonB-dependent receptor, with amino-acid sequence MRLNHCLLLYLLLVLSIGSAFAQKTATLSGFVRDAASHEALVGATVAVPDLKAAAVTDARGFYRLNLPSDSITLIASYVGYQPSLTTIALSATETKLDILLKNRDNELHEVVVEGTSLRQKLNNTQMSVEQLTTREAKLLPALFGEVDLIKTLQLKPGIQSGGEGTAGLYVRGGGPDQNLVLLDDAVVYNASHLFGFFSVFNPDAVRSVELYKGGFPAQFGGRLSSVLDVKLNDGNNEKIGVAGGLGLISSRLTIDGPLIKDKSSFIISGRRTYIDIFTRQLNKIKEGDKGYSPIPDYYFYDLNAKFNYKLGEKDELFLSGYYGNDIFTFNDDDFRFGFNWGNTTAALRWNHKFNSRFFANTTLSSTGYQYTLRNEIDIFSIDLTSKVHDLSLKTDFDYILNNKHTLKFGAQVTRHAFTIGRFNFDAEDNSLNLGAGNDYQAVELGAYISDDFIVNERLSLNYGLRLSAFRSDGKTFTGLEPRASAKYNVSESVALKASYANMNQYVHLVANSGASLPTDIWYPSTDYVRPQRSQQVALGISKLFGGGKYMLTNELYYKWMKRQIDFRDGANLFVNDSLESEFLFGTGESYGNEIYFEKTKGRTTGWIGYTLSWTYRTFPGINEGRTFPTRYDRRHDVSAVLIQQLSKRISVTGAWVYGSGNAFSLPVARVILQDIPGKEPTVVPIYTERNGFRLAPYHRLDLGLVLKLNSKRGESDLTFNAYNAYNRRNPYFVYFEQIRDITGSETLAFKAKQVSLFPIIPSLTYNFKF; translated from the coding sequence ATGCGCCTTAACCATTGCCTGCTACTATACCTTCTCCTCGTGTTAAGTATAGGTTCGGCTTTTGCTCAAAAAACGGCCACGCTTAGCGGTTTTGTTCGCGATGCGGCCTCCCATGAAGCTCTGGTAGGGGCAACAGTAGCTGTTCCTGACTTAAAGGCTGCTGCCGTTACCGATGCACGGGGCTTTTATCGCCTGAACCTGCCTTCAGACAGTATTACGCTTATTGCTTCTTATGTGGGGTATCAGCCTTCTTTAACCACCATTGCCCTGTCTGCCACTGAAACTAAACTGGATATTCTGCTGAAAAACCGTGATAATGAACTGCACGAGGTAGTGGTAGAAGGCACCAGCCTGCGCCAAAAGCTCAATAATACCCAGATGAGCGTAGAGCAACTAACCACACGTGAGGCAAAACTGTTGCCTGCCTTGTTTGGCGAGGTAGATCTTATTAAAACGCTTCAGTTAAAACCTGGCATACAGTCTGGTGGAGAGGGTACGGCAGGCCTTTATGTGCGTGGCGGTGGCCCCGACCAGAACCTAGTGCTGCTGGATGATGCCGTTGTTTATAATGCTTCTCACTTGTTCGGTTTCTTTAGTGTGTTCAATCCGGATGCCGTTCGAAGTGTGGAACTGTATAAGGGGGGCTTTCCCGCCCAATTCGGAGGTCGCTTATCTTCTGTATTGGATGTTAAGCTGAACGACGGCAATAATGAGAAAATAGGTGTAGCCGGCGGTTTAGGTTTAATTTCTTCGCGTTTAACCATCGACGGCCCGCTAATAAAAGATAAATCTTCGTTTATCATATCCGGCCGCAGAACGTACATCGACATTTTCACCAGACAGCTGAACAAGATAAAAGAAGGCGATAAAGGTTACAGCCCCATTCCGGACTATTACTTTTACGACCTCAATGCCAAGTTTAACTATAAATTAGGCGAGAAAGACGAACTCTTCCTGAGTGGTTACTACGGCAACGATATTTTCACTTTTAACGACGATGATTTCAGATTCGGATTTAACTGGGGCAACACAACTGCTGCCTTACGCTGGAATCATAAATTTAACTCCCGCTTTTTTGCGAACACCACCCTGAGCAGTACCGGCTACCAATATACATTGCGCAACGAAATCGACATCTTTAGTATAGACCTGACTTCTAAAGTACACGACCTTAGCCTGAAAACAGATTTTGATTACATCCTGAACAACAAACATACTTTAAAATTCGGCGCGCAGGTAACCAGGCACGCCTTCACTATCGGGCGCTTTAATTTTGATGCCGAAGACAACAGTTTGAATTTAGGTGCTGGCAACGATTATCAGGCGGTAGAACTAGGAGCCTATATATCAGATGATTTTATCGTTAACGAGCGGCTTTCTCTTAATTATGGGCTACGGCTTTCAGCTTTCAGAAGCGACGGCAAAACATTTACAGGTTTAGAACCCAGAGCCTCTGCTAAATACAATGTCTCAGAAAGTGTTGCCTTAAAAGCCAGCTATGCCAACATGAACCAGTATGTGCACCTGGTGGCTAACTCTGGTGCATCACTGCCAACCGATATCTGGTATCCTTCTACAGACTATGTGCGCCCGCAGCGCTCGCAGCAGGTAGCTTTAGGTATAAGCAAGCTCTTTGGAGGAGGAAAGTATATGCTTACGAATGAGCTGTACTATAAATGGATGAAGCGCCAGATAGATTTCAGAGACGGAGCAAACCTTTTTGTGAATGATAGCCTGGAAAGTGAATTTTTGTTTGGTACAGGCGAGAGCTATGGCAACGAAATTTATTTCGAAAAGACCAAAGGCAGGACTACCGGCTGGATCGGGTATACCCTCTCCTGGACCTACCGCACCTTTCCCGGCATTAACGAGGGACGTACTTTTCCTACACGTTATGACCGCCGCCATGATGTTAGTGCCGTGCTCATTCAGCAGCTTTCGAAAAGAATCAGCGTAACAGGTGCCTGGGTATATGGCTCGGGAAACGCTTTTTCTTTGCCTGTTGCACGGGTTATCCTGCAGGACATCCCAGGGAAGGAGCCTACTGTAGTTCCCATTTACACAGAACGAAACGGTTTCCGCTTAGCTCCTTATCACCGCCTCGACCTGGGCCTGGTACTCAAACTGAATTCAAAGCGCGGCGAGTCTGACCTTACGTTTAACGCCTACAACGCCTATAACCGGCGCAACCCATATTTTGTGTATTTTGAGCAGATACGGGACATTACCGGAAGTGAAACGTTAGCTTTTAAAGCGAAGCAGGTGTCACTTTTCCCTATTATCCCATCCCTTACTTACAACTTTAAATTCTGA
- a CDS encoding peptidase M61, giving the protein MMLKKKLLLLALGLQLGIAGFAQQKTAAPTKNCQVTIDLTQVKNDKVMVTVLAPAIMEQETIYNMPKIVPGTYSISDFGRFVSEFKAFDKAGRALAVEKLDTNRWKIANAATLHRITYWVDDTFDAAKKGDAIFEPGGTNIEEDKNFLINTFGFIGYFEGLKQIPYELTITKPEGFYGSTPLQAVSTTATADRYLIQNYVELADAPLMYNRPDTSIVNIGKTEVLVSVYSPSKRVTSKPIAENVKGILEAQRSYLGGTLPVDKYAFIIYVPEKAGKSGSYGALEHSYSSVYFLPEMPEQQFSSTMRDVAAHEFFHIVTPLSVHSEEIAYFDFINPKMSKHLWMYEGVTEYFASHVQRYEGLFTTNDFMQKIRDYIANSRTYYNDTLPFTVMSANVLDEYADQYGNVYQKGALIGMALDIRLRELSNGEYGLRNLMLDLSKTYGKDKPFQDDTLFDTITELTFPQIREFFSRYVEGSEPLPLQETFSKVGISYEPVAVERVNSYGGFIPGYDREADKITVAETREMDAFGKKMGFKIDDQLLTLNGQEITPLNVKELFSTDLQRLESGSPIEIVVGRKNARGKIKKKKLKGVVTTQEKEIPHVLKPASDATEQQQRLRAAWLNEA; this is encoded by the coding sequence ATGATGCTTAAAAAGAAGCTGCTTCTCCTGGCCCTGGGCCTGCAACTCGGCATAGCTGGCTTTGCACAGCAAAAAACGGCTGCACCAACAAAAAACTGCCAGGTTACCATAGACCTCACGCAGGTTAAAAACGATAAAGTAATGGTAACCGTATTGGCTCCAGCCATTATGGAGCAGGAAACCATTTACAACATGCCCAAAATTGTACCGGGCACTTATTCTATTTCAGATTTTGGCAGGTTCGTTTCAGAATTTAAGGCTTTTGATAAGGCCGGGCGTGCATTAGCAGTAGAAAAGCTGGACACAAACCGATGGAAAATTGCAAATGCCGCCACATTGCACCGCATTACCTACTGGGTAGACGACACGTTTGACGCTGCTAAAAAAGGAGATGCTATTTTTGAGCCGGGTGGCACCAATATAGAAGAAGACAAGAACTTCCTGATTAACACCTTTGGCTTTATAGGTTATTTTGAAGGGCTGAAACAGATACCCTATGAACTTACCATTACCAAACCAGAAGGGTTTTACGGTTCTACTCCCCTGCAGGCAGTAAGCACAACTGCTACAGCAGACCGCTATTTAATACAGAACTATGTAGAGCTGGCCGATGCGCCGCTTATGTACAACAGACCCGATACCAGTATCGTGAACATTGGTAAAACCGAAGTCCTGGTTTCGGTTTACTCTCCAAGCAAGCGCGTTACCTCTAAACCCATTGCAGAAAACGTAAAAGGCATTCTGGAAGCACAACGCAGTTACCTGGGAGGAACCCTACCTGTTGATAAATACGCATTTATTATCTATGTACCGGAAAAGGCCGGAAAATCCGGTTCGTACGGTGCCTTGGAACATTCTTACTCTTCGGTATACTTTTTACCGGAGATGCCGGAGCAGCAATTCAGCAGCACCATGCGCGATGTGGCTGCCCACGAGTTTTTCCATATTGTAACTCCGCTTTCAGTCCACTCTGAAGAAATTGCCTATTTCGACTTCATAAACCCCAAAATGTCGAAACACCTCTGGATGTACGAAGGCGTAACAGAGTATTTTGCCTCACACGTGCAACGCTACGAAGGCTTGTTTACCACAAACGACTTCATGCAGAAAATCCGCGATTACATTGCCAATTCCAGAACTTATTACAACGATACCCTGCCATTTACGGTGATGAGCGCCAATGTGCTGGATGAGTATGCAGATCAGTATGGAAATGTATACCAGAAAGGAGCTTTGATAGGCATGGCATTAGACATCAGGCTGAGGGAGCTTTCCAACGGCGAATACGGGCTGCGCAACCTGATGCTCGACCTGTCTAAAACATACGGAAAAGATAAACCCTTTCAGGATGACACCTTGTTCGACACCATCACAGAGTTAACTTTTCCACAGATAAGAGAATTCTTTTCACGCTATGTAGAAGGCTCAGAACCTCTGCCTCTGCAGGAGACTTTTAGTAAAGTGGGTATAAGCTACGAGCCAGTTGCTGTAGAGCGGGTAAATTCCTATGGTGGCTTTATACCGGGCTACGACAGAGAAGCCGATAAAATAACCGTAGCTGAAACACGCGAAATGGATGCTTTTGGAAAAAAAATGGGCTTTAAGATCGATGATCAGCTATTAACGCTGAACGGGCAGGAAATCACGCCGTTAAATGTAAAGGAATTATTCAGTACCGATCTTCAGCGCCTGGAAAGCGGAAGCCCTATTGAAATTGTGGTCGGCAGAAAGAATGCCCGTGGAAAAATAAAAAAGAAAAAGCTGAAAGGCGTAGTGACCACGCAGGAGAAAGAGATACCGCACGTTCTAAAGCCTGCCTCTGACGCTACCGAGCAGCAGCAACGCTTAAGAGCCGCCTGGTTAAACGAAGCCTGA
- a CDS encoding toast rack family protein, with the protein MKKPLLLLLSVLPLYLLVAQSKHSFEYTLPATGVKQNELTLEVPAGKLTLNSGTTSLVTTRIDYSLPEWKPKVTTSKNGEVSTLNIKQENFKNKSGKLENNWDVSINKNVPLSLHIALGAGDATIDLRNSSLRKLQMETGAGSCNVNLQGSKAEQIEINTGVGELDLDLSGNWNHNLAVEINGGIGSMNVKVPKGTGVSVQTSVLGSKSLNGFKKSGGVHKNSAYGKTKNTITIQISGGLGSIDVTEV; encoded by the coding sequence ATGAAAAAGCCGCTACTCCTGCTCCTGTCTGTTTTGCCGCTTTACCTGCTTGTAGCGCAGTCGAAGCATTCTTTCGAGTATACTTTACCGGCTACAGGCGTTAAACAAAACGAACTGACACTCGAGGTGCCAGCAGGTAAGTTAACCCTGAACTCCGGCACTACTTCACTTGTGACTACCCGCATCGATTACAGCTTGCCGGAATGGAAACCTAAAGTAACAACTTCTAAAAACGGCGAAGTTTCAACGCTGAATATCAAGCAGGAAAATTTCAAAAATAAATCTGGCAAACTGGAGAATAATTGGGATGTCAGCATCAACAAAAATGTGCCTTTGTCTCTCCATATAGCCTTAGGTGCTGGCGATGCGACTATTGACCTTCGAAACAGCTCCCTCAGAAAATTGCAAATGGAAACCGGTGCCGGTTCCTGTAATGTAAATCTGCAAGGCAGTAAAGCCGAGCAAATCGAAATCAACACCGGCGTAGGTGAACTGGACCTGGACCTTTCGGGCAACTGGAACCATAACCTGGCTGTTGAAATAAACGGAGGCATCGGTTCTATGAATGTGAAAGTTCCGAAGGGCACCGGTGTAAGCGTACAAACCAGCGTGTTGGGCAGCAAAAGCCTGAATGGCTTTAAAAAGAGCGGCGGTGTTCACAAAAACAGCGCCTACGGAAAAACCAAAAACACCATTACTATACAGATCAGCGGAGGGCTGGGCAGCATCGATGTAACAGAGGTATAG
- a CDS encoding ABC transporter ATP-binding protein, with the protein MSKENLIIETNQLEKKYITDTVETTALAGVNLRIAKGEFVAIMGPSGCGKSTLLNILGLLDSPSGGALRFLDQDISRASERQRAKLRKENLGFVFQSFNLIDELTVEENIGLPLTYLGVPRAEAQKRVQTAMERMGIAHRRNHFPQQLSGGQQQRAAIARATVSNPSLILADEPTGNLDSVHGREVMALLSELNESGTTVVMVTHSPSDAEYAHRIVNLFDGQIVTENINTKKHAAELL; encoded by the coding sequence ATGAGCAAAGAAAACCTGATTATTGAGACAAACCAGCTTGAGAAGAAGTACATTACCGATACGGTAGAAACAACCGCCTTAGCCGGAGTTAACCTTCGTATTGCGAAAGGTGAATTTGTAGCCATTATGGGCCCTTCTGGTTGCGGCAAATCCACCTTACTGAACATACTTGGCTTGCTCGACAGCCCTTCCGGAGGTGCTCTTCGTTTCCTGGACCAGGACATTAGCCGGGCTTCTGAGCGCCAGCGTGCCAAACTTCGCAAAGAGAACCTGGGGTTCGTGTTCCAGAGCTTTAATCTGATAGATGAGCTGACGGTAGAAGAAAACATCGGCCTGCCACTTACTTACCTTGGGGTACCGCGTGCCGAAGCCCAGAAGAGAGTGCAGACCGCCATGGAGCGTATGGGCATTGCTCACCGTCGAAACCACTTCCCGCAGCAGTTATCAGGTGGTCAGCAGCAGCGCGCCGCCATTGCACGCGCCACTGTTTCTAACCCGAGCCTGATCCTGGCCGATGAACCAACAGGTAACCTGGATTCTGTACATGGCCGCGAAGTAATGGCGCTGCTTTCGGAGTTAAATGAATCAGGAACTACTGTTGTAATGGTAACACACTCTCCTTCCGATGCCGAATATGCACACCGCATTGTTAATTTGTTTGATGGCCAAATCGTAACAGAAAACATCAACACCAAAAAACATGCTGCGGAACTGCTTTAA
- a CDS encoding efflux RND transporter periplasmic adaptor subunit codes for MKNSSSTMDRVIEKKRFTPKRIAIIAAAGVTLVFVVYSLLFAEHSSKLNVDSQRITVGEVKNGTFQEFIAIDGSVDPLKTFYLDITEGGRVEKIFTDDGRMVNKGDTLIKLSNTTLQIDFMTRETQLYDLMNERQNSEITMKQAQIRQLNELAEIEYNLALAERKYNRNKILYAEKAISQEEFEASKDEYEYLKKRKTLGDRSIKQDAQLIEERLRQLDESITRMKANIAMARNTLNNLHVVAPVSGQLSTLKAEVGESKAAGENIGQIDDMNGYKVRASIDEHYISRVYPGLSGNFTFNGNTHEVTIAKVFPEVQSGTFQVDMEFPNGSPEGIRRGQTLQIKLNLNDGGNAMLIPRGGFYQSTGGSWIFVIDKSGDYAVKRNIKLGRQNPQYYEVLEGLKPGEKVVLSSYDSYGNIDRLQLK; via the coding sequence ATGAAAAATTCGTCATCTACTATGGATCGTGTTATAGAGAAAAAGAGATTTACTCCTAAAAGGATAGCCATTATAGCTGCTGCAGGCGTTACGTTGGTATTTGTGGTGTATAGCCTGCTTTTTGCCGAACACTCCTCCAAGCTGAATGTCGACAGCCAGCGCATTACAGTTGGTGAAGTAAAGAATGGCACCTTTCAAGAGTTTATTGCAATAGATGGTTCTGTAGATCCGCTTAAAACTTTTTACCTTGATATTACAGAAGGCGGAAGAGTAGAGAAAATATTTACGGACGATGGCCGCATGGTAAACAAAGGTGATACGCTTATAAAGCTTTCCAACACCACCCTGCAAATTGATTTCATGACCCGTGAAACGCAGCTGTACGACCTGATGAATGAGCGCCAGAATTCAGAAATAACCATGAAGCAGGCACAGATCAGGCAGCTGAATGAGTTGGCAGAAATTGAATACAACCTGGCACTGGCTGAAAGAAAGTATAATCGAAACAAAATACTGTATGCTGAGAAAGCTATTTCGCAGGAAGAGTTTGAGGCATCGAAAGATGAGTATGAATATCTGAAAAAGCGTAAAACATTAGGCGATCGCTCTATAAAACAGGATGCTCAACTGATTGAAGAGCGCCTTCGCCAGCTAGACGAGTCCATTACCAGAATGAAAGCAAACATTGCCATGGCGCGTAACACGCTTAACAACCTGCACGTGGTGGCACCTGTTTCAGGGCAGCTGTCTACGCTTAAAGCAGAAGTAGGCGAATCGAAAGCTGCAGGCGAGAATATTGGTCAGATAGACGATATGAACGGCTACAAAGTACGCGCCTCTATAGACGAACATTATATTTCCAGAGTATATCCTGGCCTTAGCGGTAACTTTACCTTTAACGGCAATACGCACGAAGTAACTATTGCAAAGGTGTTTCCGGAGGTTCAGAGCGGCACATTTCAGGTAGACATGGAATTCCCGAACGGCAGTCCTGAAGGTATACGCCGTGGACAAACACTGCAGATAAAGCTTAACCTGAACGATGGCGGCAATGCCATGCTCATACCCCGTGGCGGTTTTTACCAGAGCACCGGAGGCAGCTGGATATTTGTTATAGACAAATCAGGTGACTATGCTGTAAAACGCAATATTAAGCTGGGCCGCCAGAACCCGCAGTATTACGAAGTGCTCGAAGGGTTAAAGCCAGGTGAAAAGGTAGTGCTTTCCAGCTACGACAGCTACGGTAACATAGATCGCTTACAACTGAAATAG
- a CDS encoding IPT/TIG domain-containing protein has product MNKITFRSAFFFILFSLLLFQSCKKEEDEVHPEVQTLELTALSPSRAMLRGKVVNKGKYNITDYGFMYGFTPDLSEYNGLKLSLGKDAPAGDFSKEVTELNNMYNNYYYDRTLYARAYLTNERGTVFGQVASVMLPSPNVQSIVPASGRAGDRITINGQFFASSPGEVNVKFANISARVVEVSSSKIVVEVPVGITDNYYSYSYNYNQIPVVITMGNQNLNVTSSFRLIPTVRDFAPKSGPIGTTLTISGDNLPNSYYNYYQTLRVYLGDVEASVSSYNSSGSFQVVVPSTISTKTFAISVLINGVTTVLPGEYTVTAPTISSISPASGLPGSTFSLFGSNFPYYYSYYYNNDLNVKIGDIPAAVQSVSTGQISVMVPQDMPAGNYKVTLTVGPNTVEAPQQYKVTSPSVTGFSPSSGGVGKEVTINGTFLPGAYYDVYFGTVATNAYSVSAGSLKATVPAGISAGKVKITVQHGSQKIAADDDFTVLAPSIVSFSPSTGVAGTAVTINVAGFTPSTYYYYTTVKFGTTETPVISVGENTIRAMVPSGVTGSMKISVTHNGQTIISEDNFTVTN; this is encoded by the coding sequence ATGAACAAAATCACGTTTCGCTCTGCTTTCTTTTTCATCCTTTTCTCTCTCCTGCTGTTCCAGAGCTGCAAAAAAGAGGAAGATGAAGTACATCCTGAGGTACAGACGCTTGAGCTAACAGCTCTTTCGCCTTCCAGAGCCATGTTGCGAGGGAAGGTTGTTAATAAAGGCAAGTACAATATTACCGATTATGGTTTTATGTATGGCTTTACACCTGATTTAAGTGAATACAATGGCTTGAAGCTTTCTTTAGGCAAGGATGCTCCCGCTGGCGACTTTAGCAAAGAAGTAACCGAACTTAATAATATGTATAACAACTATTATTATGACCGCACACTGTATGCCAGGGCTTATCTGACCAACGAAAGAGGTACAGTATTCGGACAGGTTGCTTCAGTTATGCTTCCGTCGCCAAATGTACAGAGCATTGTACCTGCCAGTGGAAGAGCCGGAGACAGAATTACAATAAACGGGCAATTCTTTGCAAGCAGTCCAGGCGAGGTAAACGTGAAGTTTGCTAATATTTCAGCCAGGGTAGTAGAGGTGAGTTCCTCTAAAATAGTGGTTGAAGTACCTGTTGGAATTACAGACAATTATTATAGCTATAGTTACAACTATAACCAGATCCCTGTAGTGATTACAATGGGTAACCAGAACCTGAATGTCACTTCCAGTTTCCGGTTAATTCCGACAGTAAGAGATTTCGCACCAAAGTCTGGCCCTATCGGAACAACTCTGACTATTTCTGGAGATAACCTGCCCAACTCTTACTACAATTATTACCAAACCCTGCGTGTGTACCTGGGCGATGTAGAGGCATCAGTTTCAAGCTATAATTCATCCGGTAGCTTTCAGGTGGTTGTGCCAAGCACGATCAGCACCAAAACGTTTGCTATATCTGTCCTGATTAATGGTGTAACCACTGTTCTTCCAGGTGAATACACCGTTACCGCGCCTACTATATCCTCTATTTCACCAGCTTCAGGTCTGCCGGGAAGTACGTTTTCGCTTTTCGGCTCCAATTTTCCTTACTACTACTCTTATTACTATAACAACGATCTGAATGTAAAGATAGGAGATATTCCAGCCGCAGTACAATCGGTATCTACCGGACAAATATCTGTTATGGTTCCGCAGGATATGCCTGCCGGTAATTACAAAGTAACTTTAACAGTTGGACCAAACACTGTTGAGGCACCCCAGCAGTATAAAGTTACTTCTCCCTCTGTTACTGGTTTCTCCCCTTCTTCGGGAGGTGTAGGTAAAGAAGTTACTATAAACGGCACTTTCCTGCCGGGTGCTTACTATGATGTGTACTTTGGTACAGTGGCTACAAATGCCTACAGTGTTTCTGCTGGTTCGCTCAAAGCAACAGTGCCAGCCGGAATAAGTGCCGGTAAAGTAAAAATAACAGTACAGCATGGCAGCCAGAAAATAGCAGCTGACGATGATTTTACGGTTTTAGCACCAAGCATTGTGTCCTTCTCGCCAAGTACGGGAGTAGCCGGAACAGCAGTTACCATTAACGTTGCAGGCTTTACACCCTCCACCTACTACTACTATACAACTGTTAAATTCGGAACCACCGAAACCCCGGTTATAAGTGTAGGCGAAAACACGATTCGTGCCATGGTACCTTCCGGTGTAACTGGCTCTATGAAAATAAGCGTGACACACAACGGGCAAACCATTATCAGTGAAGATAACTTTACAGTTACAAACTAA
- the trxA gene encoding thioredoxin, with protein MAKKSFSELIKSPGMPVLVDFYADWCGPCKTMHPVVEQLAQEFSGKLKVIKVNVDKNQAAAQQFRVQGVPTFILFKNGEIVWKQAGAVPGHQLAQVVQQNI; from the coding sequence ATGGCTAAGAAATCTTTTTCTGAATTAATTAAGAGTCCTGGAATGCCTGTTTTGGTGGATTTTTATGCTGACTGGTGTGGCCCCTGCAAAACCATGCATCCGGTAGTAGAACAGTTGGCCCAGGAGTTTTCGGGTAAATTAAAAGTGATAAAAGTAAATGTTGATAAAAACCAGGCAGCAGCTCAACAGTTTCGGGTGCAGGGGGTACCAACCTTTATTTTGTTTAAGAATGGCGAAATTGTCTGGAAACAAGCCGGAGCTGTACCCGGTCATCAGCTGGCACAGGTAGTGCAGCAGAATATCTGA